A single window of Archangium gephyra DNA harbors:
- a CDS encoding RsmB/NOP family class I SAM-dependent RNA methyltransferase, with amino-acid sequence MKKNPRPPPRAPQSRREPPSSESEASRAARPLREDLVLQASLEAYGFIRHEGRLSDRALDFTLRHKRNLYSNERRAVAERVYALLRRQLTVDFLLERAHRGFSRLDKTRQDVLRLAASRILHGEPIDAVARTSSLNGLDADVLAALPEAARALEALPRDKRFPIAASLPDFLATHFRAVFGDDAERAAEAMNERAPLTARLNGFKGTREQLRTMLEREGVQSSPTPLSPLGLILDTRTNAFSLDAFREGWFELQDEGSQLLGMLVDAPPTKVVDACAGAGGKTLQLAVQMKNRGDLHALDIEEWRIDELRKRARRAGVHNVRTQVIPPEGPEADESIAALKGKADRVLVDAPCSGTGTFRRKPDARYRLTPEMLADHVARQKRLLERFSQMVKPGGRLIYGTCSVLREENEQVVEDFLARHPDYSVRPVAEQLGPELGAKVGPGPFLRLAPHLHGTDGFFGAILVRAK; translated from the coding sequence ATGAAGAAGAACCCTCGCCCGCCCCCCCGGGCGCCCCAGTCCCGACGTGAGCCGCCCTCCTCCGAGTCCGAGGCGTCGCGCGCGGCCCGCCCGCTGCGCGAGGACCTCGTCCTCCAGGCCAGCCTCGAGGCCTATGGCTTCATCCGCCACGAGGGCCGCCTGTCCGACCGGGCCCTGGACTTCACCCTGCGCCACAAGCGCAACCTCTACTCCAACGAGCGCCGCGCCGTGGCCGAGCGGGTATACGCCCTGCTGCGCCGCCAGCTCACGGTGGACTTCCTCCTCGAGCGCGCCCACCGCGGCTTCTCCCGCCTGGACAAGACGCGCCAGGACGTGCTGCGCCTGGCCGCCTCGCGCATCCTCCACGGCGAGCCCATCGACGCGGTGGCCCGCACCTCCTCGCTCAACGGCCTGGACGCCGACGTGCTCGCCGCCCTTCCCGAGGCCGCCCGGGCGCTGGAGGCCCTTCCCCGCGACAAGCGCTTCCCCATCGCCGCCTCGCTGCCGGACTTCCTCGCCACGCACTTCCGCGCCGTCTTCGGCGACGACGCCGAGCGCGCCGCCGAGGCGATGAACGAGCGCGCCCCCCTCACCGCTCGCCTCAACGGCTTCAAGGGCACCCGGGAGCAGCTGCGCACGATGCTGGAGCGGGAGGGCGTGCAGTCCTCCCCCACCCCGCTCTCGCCGCTCGGCCTCATCCTGGACACGCGCACCAACGCCTTCTCGCTGGACGCCTTCCGCGAGGGCTGGTTCGAGCTGCAGGACGAGGGCAGCCAGCTGCTCGGCATGCTGGTGGACGCGCCGCCCACCAAGGTGGTGGACGCGTGCGCGGGCGCGGGCGGCAAGACGTTGCAACTCGCCGTGCAGATGAAGAACCGGGGCGACCTGCACGCGCTGGACATCGAGGAGTGGCGGATTGACGAGCTGCGCAAGCGTGCGCGCCGGGCCGGGGTGCACAACGTGCGCACCCAGGTCATCCCCCCCGAGGGCCCCGAGGCGGACGAGTCCATCGCCGCCCTCAAGGGCAAGGCGGACCGGGTGCTGGTGGACGCCCCGTGCAGCGGCACGGGAACCTTCCGCCGCAAGCCGGACGCGCGCTACCGCCTCACGCCCGAGATGCTCGCGGACCACGTGGCACGGCAGAAGCGGTTGCTGGAGCGCTTCTCCCAGATGGTGAAGCCGGGAGGCCGGCTCATCTACGGCACGTGCAGCGTGCTGCGCGAGGAGAACGAGCAGGTGGTGGAGGACTTCCTCGCCAGGCACCCGGACTACTCGGTGCGTCCGGTGGCCGAGCAGCTCGGGCCGGAGCTGGGCGCGAAGGTGGGCCCGGGGCCCTTCCTGCGGCTCGCCCCGCACCTGCATGGCACGGATGGATTCTTCGGAGCCATCCTCGTGCGCGCGAAGTAG
- a CDS encoding M61 family metallopeptidase codes for MPEAVHYRVSMLRPHSHLFEVEATFPAGPDVLDAVLPVWTPGSYLVREFARQVQDMSASGPGGEPLAVQRVDKRAWRVQAKGRAVTLRYRVYANELTVRTSHLDGSHGYFNGATLFLYTEATRGLEHLVTLEAPADWKAFAALERRGEAFVAQDYDELVDSPFEVGPHTPLTFTAAGVPHEVVVWGDAVPDEARLCSDLQRICEAQARMYGGLPMRRYLFLLYLTDKGRGGLEHKASTSLLFPRAGLQNSRGWEDLLTLAAHEYFHLWNIKRVKPRALVPFDYAQENYTSLLWAFEGGTSYYDNVFVLRAGLMSDSRYLTRLGETLSALHATPGRKTQTLAEASLVSWVKHYRPDEHSPNSAISYYLKGEVVAALLDLELRRATDNARGLDDLMRLLWQRYGDESGVPEEGVEAAASEVAGKDLGAFFDRAVRSTEELDYSVFSHVGLEVRFRPRESSSDKGGSPPPRVKGEPKPKGWLGVTTKGSATIATVLDGSPAQEAGLYVDDELVALDGWRLDAAGLLSRTEDKSPGDTVRLTVFRRDRLVEVPVTLGQKPADAVWLARVDKPTDAQKAAYQAWLGAPWEEPG; via the coding sequence ATGCCGGAAGCGGTCCACTATCGCGTCTCGATGCTCCGTCCGCACTCGCACCTCTTCGAGGTGGAGGCCACGTTCCCCGCGGGCCCGGACGTGCTCGATGCCGTGCTGCCGGTGTGGACGCCCGGCAGCTACCTCGTGCGCGAGTTCGCTCGCCAGGTGCAGGACATGAGCGCCTCGGGCCCGGGCGGCGAGCCGCTCGCCGTGCAGCGCGTGGACAAGCGGGCCTGGCGCGTCCAGGCGAAGGGGCGCGCGGTGACGCTGCGCTACCGCGTCTACGCCAACGAGCTCACCGTGCGCACCAGCCACCTGGATGGCAGCCACGGCTACTTCAACGGCGCCACCCTCTTCCTCTACACCGAGGCCACGCGCGGCCTGGAGCACCTCGTCACCCTCGAGGCTCCCGCGGACTGGAAGGCCTTCGCCGCGCTGGAGCGCCGGGGCGAGGCCTTCGTCGCCCAGGACTACGACGAGCTGGTGGACAGCCCCTTCGAGGTGGGGCCGCACACGCCCCTCACCTTCACCGCCGCGGGCGTGCCGCACGAGGTGGTGGTGTGGGGAGACGCGGTGCCGGACGAGGCGCGGCTGTGCTCGGACCTGCAGCGCATCTGCGAGGCGCAGGCGAGGATGTACGGCGGCCTGCCGATGCGGCGCTACCTCTTCCTCCTCTATCTCACGGACAAGGGCCGCGGAGGGCTGGAGCACAAGGCGTCCACGTCGCTGCTCTTCCCGCGCGCGGGGTTGCAGAACTCGCGGGGCTGGGAGGATCTGCTCACCCTGGCCGCCCACGAGTACTTCCACCTGTGGAACATCAAGCGGGTGAAGCCGCGGGCGCTGGTGCCCTTCGACTACGCGCAGGAGAACTACACCTCGCTGCTGTGGGCCTTCGAGGGCGGCACGTCCTACTACGACAACGTCTTCGTGCTGCGCGCGGGGCTGATGAGCGACAGCCGCTACCTCACGCGCCTGGGCGAGACGCTCTCCGCGCTGCACGCCACGCCGGGCCGCAAGACGCAGACGCTGGCCGAGGCCTCGCTGGTGAGCTGGGTGAAGCACTACCGCCCGGACGAGCACTCGCCCAACAGCGCCATCTCCTACTACCTCAAGGGCGAGGTGGTGGCCGCGCTGCTGGACCTCGAGCTGCGCCGCGCCACGGACAACGCGCGGGGCCTGGACGACCTGATGCGCCTGCTGTGGCAGCGCTACGGCGACGAGTCCGGCGTGCCCGAGGAGGGCGTGGAGGCGGCGGCCTCGGAGGTGGCGGGCAAGGACCTCGGCGCCTTCTTCGACCGGGCGGTGCGCAGCACGGAGGAGCTGGACTACTCCGTCTTCTCGCACGTGGGCCTGGAGGTGCGCTTCCGTCCGCGCGAGTCCTCGAGCGACAAGGGCGGCTCGCCTCCTCCGCGGGTGAAGGGCGAGCCCAAACCCAAGGGCTGGCTGGGCGTCACCACCAAGGGCAGCGCCACCATCGCCACGGTGCTGGACGGCTCGCCCGCGCAGGAGGCGGGGCTGTACGTGGACGACGAGCTGGTGGCGCTCGACGGCTGGCGGCTGGATGCGGCGGGACTGCTGTCACGCACCGAGGACAAGTCCCCGGGGGACACGGTGCGCCTCACGGTGTTCCGCCGGGACCGGTTGGTGGAGGTGCCGGTGACGCTCGGCCAGAAGCCCGCGGACGCGGTGTGGCTGGCGCGGGTGGACAAGCCCACCGACGCGCAGAAGGCCGCCTATCAGGCCTGGCTGGGTGCTCCCTGGGAGGAGCCTGGCTAG
- a CDS encoding ribonuclease HII, with product MSSVEDLLRCSLTELTERFVTQSRSVPTGLLEALEADPRQGAKALARRIRGLKGKNRAEGQRLRHLLRFESELWEQGHTHIAGVDEAGRGPLAGPVVAAAAILPKGWKLEGLDDSKKIADEARRDELAEAIKRGAVAWAVGQADSEEIDRLNIRRASLLAMHRAVQGLGIQPDYVLLDAFTIPECTLPQRGIIKGDSLSLSIAAASVLAKTTRDRLMRELDVRYPGYGLAEHKGYPTAEHVQSIREKGVLPIHRRSFGPVREALGLSVPAQEQVAGPIQGELFTGNGQQ from the coding sequence ATGTCGAGTGTGGAAGACCTCCTCCGGTGCTCCTTGACGGAGCTGACCGAGCGCTTCGTGACCCAGTCCCGCTCCGTGCCCACGGGCCTGCTGGAGGCGCTGGAAGCGGATCCGCGCCAGGGGGCGAAGGCCCTCGCCCGTCGCATCCGGGGCCTCAAGGGGAAGAACCGCGCCGAGGGCCAGCGCCTGCGCCACCTGCTGCGCTTCGAGAGCGAGCTGTGGGAGCAGGGCCACACGCACATCGCCGGGGTGGACGAGGCAGGCAGGGGCCCGCTCGCCGGCCCGGTCGTCGCCGCGGCCGCCATCCTGCCCAAGGGCTGGAAGCTGGAGGGCCTGGACGACTCGAAGAAGATCGCCGACGAGGCGCGCCGCGACGAGCTGGCCGAGGCCATCAAGCGGGGCGCGGTGGCGTGGGCGGTGGGCCAGGCCGACTCGGAGGAGATTGACCGGCTCAACATCCGCCGGGCGAGTCTGCTGGCCATGCACCGGGCGGTGCAGGGGCTGGGGATCCAACCGGACTACGTGCTGCTGGACGCCTTCACGATTCCCGAGTGCACCCTGCCCCAGCGCGGCATCATCAAGGGAGACTCGCTCTCGCTGAGCATCGCCGCGGCGTCGGTGCTGGCGAAGACGACGCGGGACCGGCTGATGCGAGAGCTGGACGTGCGGTACCCGGGATATGGGCTCGCCGAGCACAAGGGCTACCCGACGGCCGAGCACGTGCAGAGCATCCGGGAGAAGGGGGTGCTGCCCATCCACCGCCGCAGCTTCGGGCCGGTGCGGGAGGCGCTCGGGCTCAGCGTGCCCGCGCAGGAGCAGGTGGCGGGGCCCATCCAGGGTGAGCTTTTCACGGGGAACGGGCAGCAGTGA
- a CDS encoding DUF262 domain-containing protein, whose protein sequence is MPPPSPLTRRPRATAFSVKELLDRVQRGSIRIPEIQRPFKWKAREIQELLDSVYRGYPIGVLLFWQHEAPAAHLEIGPVKLDAPQTAQALWVVDGQHRVTALAGVLLHPSFEGEGGSDDFGLYFDLEQEELVRPNRREPPPPHWLPMNVVADSERLLGWLERYSGLAEHPEHTRTASRLGTLLREYQLPAYIVEAEARETLPVIVERLNLRSKRLSEAEVLQSLLGGRNPEHPSDLRALSLGLEEMRFGTIEEKWLLKSVAATQGLDITRSDWSQLKGVQDVPGALRQTERALREAIVFLKRDAGIPHVELLPYTLPLVILARFFHLHPEPSARSRELLARWLWRGAITGAHRGEIVPAVRKNLTVLGQDEDEAIQALLTALPNALPRAPNLRDFKYRAAETKLQINALLALQPRELRSGELLDVPAIIGTQGADALGQLITSARPLKPGDDPVQLKSLMQRLANRIFHPPLPAQSLLAALEDAPHPEVLVSHGISRPAYRALQLGNRLQFLLLRQQFLEQHVAAFLDSKARWLESDRRPLQSLLIPDEDEA, encoded by the coding sequence ATGCCCCCTCCCTCGCCCCTCACGCGACGACCCAGAGCGACCGCCTTCAGCGTCAAGGAGCTGCTGGACCGCGTTCAACGGGGGAGCATCCGAATCCCGGAGATCCAGCGGCCTTTCAAATGGAAGGCCCGGGAGATCCAGGAGCTGCTGGATAGCGTCTACCGGGGTTATCCCATCGGGGTGCTGCTCTTCTGGCAGCACGAGGCGCCCGCGGCCCACCTGGAAATCGGCCCGGTGAAGTTGGACGCGCCCCAGACCGCACAAGCCCTGTGGGTCGTGGATGGTCAACATCGCGTGACCGCGCTGGCCGGGGTACTCCTTCACCCCTCTTTCGAGGGTGAAGGGGGCTCCGATGACTTCGGGCTCTACTTCGACCTGGAGCAGGAGGAGCTCGTCCGGCCCAACCGCCGGGAGCCGCCGCCCCCGCACTGGCTCCCCATGAACGTGGTGGCGGACAGCGAGCGCTTGCTCGGCTGGCTGGAGCGTTACTCCGGACTGGCCGAGCACCCCGAGCACACCCGGACCGCCAGCAGACTCGGCACGCTGCTCAGGGAGTACCAGCTGCCGGCGTATATCGTCGAAGCCGAGGCGCGGGAAACCCTCCCCGTCATCGTCGAGCGGCTGAACCTCCGGAGCAAGAGGCTTTCCGAAGCGGAGGTGCTCCAATCCCTTCTTGGGGGACGGAATCCAGAACACCCCTCGGATCTCCGCGCCTTGTCCCTCGGCTTGGAGGAGATGAGATTTGGCACCATTGAAGAGAAATGGCTGCTCAAATCCGTCGCCGCCACCCAGGGGCTCGACATCACCCGGAGCGATTGGTCGCAACTCAAGGGAGTCCAGGATGTGCCAGGTGCGCTCCGGCAGACGGAACGCGCCTTGCGCGAGGCCATCGTCTTCCTCAAGCGGGATGCGGGAATTCCTCACGTCGAGCTCCTGCCGTACACGCTCCCCCTCGTCATCCTGGCGCGCTTCTTCCATCTCCATCCCGAGCCTTCCGCACGCTCACGCGAGTTGCTTGCACGCTGGCTCTGGCGCGGTGCCATCACCGGCGCGCATCGGGGAGAGATCGTTCCCGCGGTGCGCAAGAACCTGACGGTCCTCGGGCAGGATGAGGATGAGGCGATCCAAGCCTTGCTCACCGCACTTCCCAACGCCCTCCCCCGGGCACCGAACCTGCGCGACTTCAAGTACCGTGCAGCGGAAACCAAGTTGCAGATCAACGCGCTCCTCGCGCTGCAGCCCCGAGAGCTCCGCTCCGGCGAGCTCCTGGATGTTCCCGCCATCATCGGCACGCAAGGAGCCGACGCCCTGGGGCAGCTCATCACCTCAGCCCGTCCTCTGAAACCTGGTGATGATCCAGTCCAGCTCAAGAGCCTGATGCAGCGGCTCGCCAACCGGATCTTCCATCCGCCCCTCCCCGCGCAGTCCTTGCTTGCCGCGCTCGAGGACGCCCCTCATCCAGAAGTGCTCGTCAGCCATGGCATTTCCCGGCCTGCGTACAGGGCCCTCCAGCTAGGAAACAGGCTGCAATTCCTGCTCCTCCGTCAGCAATTCCTGGAGCAACACGTCGCGGCGTTCCTGGACTCGAAAGCCCGTTGGCTCGAATCGGATCGCAGACCGCTCCAGTCCCTGCTCATCCCCGACGAGGACGAGGCCTGA
- a CDS encoding type II toxin-antitoxin system HipA family toxin — protein MQLLRKEVGILEVRLGDVHVGTLTLLEDEYTEFIISEEYRQRYPRPILGQAFEDDLTRRRSSRMRLLPFFSNLLPEGPLRELIAKKLDVHPQREFFLIARLGEDLPGALVITPAGVLSGDASEPLVGAGEEAASLQDQLRFSLAGVQLKFSMLRQDRGMTLPTSGRGGDWIVKLPDNRYALVPENEFSMMSWARAAGITVPEFHLEAVSDLKGLPEGVVLREGVAFAIRRFDRPAPGQRVHMEDMAQVLGLYSDDKYRKYNYETTANVLLNVAGPDAFREFLRRLVFVIAIGNGDAHHKNWSLLYPDGIHATISPAYDLVSTIQYMPHETLALNLSRSKRFEEVSLGSFERLARKLNLGDEDVLPTVRQAVQATLDSWSTLRAELPIPESYKQCIEQHWKKVPLLGRR, from the coding sequence ATGCAACTCCTGCGCAAGGAGGTTGGCATCCTCGAGGTCCGGCTGGGCGACGTGCACGTCGGGACGCTGACGCTCCTGGAGGATGAATACACGGAGTTCATCATCTCCGAGGAGTACCGTCAGCGGTATCCACGGCCCATTCTCGGACAGGCCTTCGAGGACGATCTCACCCGGCGGCGGTCGAGCCGGATGCGCTTGTTGCCCTTCTTCTCGAATCTCCTCCCGGAGGGCCCCCTGCGGGAGCTCATCGCGAAGAAGCTGGACGTGCATCCCCAGAGGGAGTTCTTCCTCATCGCGAGGCTGGGAGAGGACCTTCCCGGCGCGCTCGTCATCACCCCGGCGGGTGTATTGAGCGGAGACGCCTCCGAGCCCCTGGTGGGAGCCGGGGAAGAAGCCGCGTCCTTGCAGGACCAGCTCCGCTTCTCCCTGGCGGGTGTGCAGCTCAAGTTCTCCATGTTGCGCCAGGACCGGGGCATGACCCTGCCCACGAGTGGCCGGGGTGGAGATTGGATCGTCAAGCTGCCAGACAATCGCTACGCCCTCGTCCCCGAGAACGAATTCTCGATGATGAGCTGGGCACGGGCCGCTGGCATCACCGTGCCCGAATTCCATCTGGAAGCCGTCAGCGACCTCAAGGGCCTTCCCGAGGGCGTCGTGCTCCGCGAGGGAGTGGCCTTCGCCATCCGCCGCTTCGACCGCCCGGCACCCGGCCAGCGTGTTCACATGGAGGACATGGCGCAGGTGCTGGGGCTCTACTCGGACGACAAGTACAGGAAATACAACTACGAGACGACCGCGAACGTGTTGCTCAACGTGGCCGGACCAGACGCGTTCCGGGAGTTCCTCCGCCGGCTCGTCTTCGTCATCGCCATTGGCAACGGGGACGCCCACCACAAGAACTGGTCCCTGCTGTACCCGGATGGAATCCACGCGACGATCTCGCCCGCCTACGATCTCGTCTCGACCATCCAGTACATGCCCCATGAGACGCTGGCGTTGAATCTCTCCCGCTCCAAGCGCTTCGAGGAGGTCTCCCTCGGCTCCTTCGAACGGCTCGCACGCAAGCTGAACCTCGGGGACGAGGACGTCCTGCCGACCGTGAGACAAGCGGTGCAGGCCACGCTGGATTCGTGGAGCACGCTACGCGCCGAGCTCCCCATCCCCGAGAGCTACAAGCAATGCATCGAGCAGCACTGGAAGAAAGTGCCACTGCTCGGAAGGCGGTAG
- a CDS encoding NUDIX domain-containing protein — MATYKNPTPTVDCIIELPGERLVLIRRKNPPLGWALPGGFVDEGERFDRAAAREAKEETGLDVEVVEQFFTYSDPSRDPRKHTVSTVYLCRAQGEPQGSDDAAEARAFPVDGLPAELCFDHGTILADYLAYKRTGQRRKL; from the coding sequence ATGGCCACGTACAAGAACCCCACCCCCACGGTCGACTGCATCATCGAGCTGCCAGGGGAGCGTCTCGTGCTGATCCGCCGCAAGAACCCACCCCTCGGCTGGGCCCTGCCCGGCGGCTTCGTGGACGAGGGCGAGCGGTTCGACCGGGCCGCGGCGCGCGAGGCCAAGGAGGAGACCGGGCTGGACGTGGAGGTGGTGGAGCAGTTCTTCACCTACTCGGACCCGTCCCGGGATCCGCGCAAGCACACCGTGTCCACCGTCTACCTCTGCCGGGCCCAGGGAGAGCCCCAGGGCTCGGACGACGCCGCCGAGGCCCGCGCCTTCCCGGTGGATGGCCTGCCCGCGGAGCTGTGTTTCGACCACGGCACCATCCTCGCCGACTACCTGGCCTACAAGCGGACAGGCCAGCGTCGGAAGCTCTGA
- a CDS encoding M50 family metallopeptidase — MHYFPLLLILGLLVALHELGHLVAARLLGVRVDRYTFGFGPAVLSWKFRGTEYVIGAVPLGGSTRIHGMNPHEPGVDAADPTNFSAQRPSKRLLVLLAGPLANWLFALGVLFALYTSGTHVVVPLTVGTINPGSEAARAQLLPGDRLVSVDGQPLENWSGFVELIAQSSGRELKLGVERQGEPREVTVRPRPDERGEGRIGVSQQYVYRVHGPGQALLQAVAHTGNLVSEGTRMLGGLLQGRRSVADANPVGLVKQSSGAAGSGLGSFLRVVVSLSMALALFHLLPLPSLDGGRMLFVLIETVSRRKVPPRVETVVHAVGFLVLLSVVLTVALADLRKHIRLTRTAAVALPDAGTVSPAAVTLPAPAASDGGLPLRADGLGE; from the coding sequence ATGCACTACTTCCCCCTCCTCCTCATCCTCGGCCTGCTCGTCGCGCTGCACGAGCTGGGACACCTCGTGGCCGCCAGGCTGCTCGGCGTCCGGGTGGACCGGTACACCTTCGGTTTCGGCCCGGCCGTCCTCAGCTGGAAGTTCCGGGGGACGGAGTACGTGATCGGCGCCGTCCCGCTGGGCGGCTCCACCCGCATCCACGGGATGAACCCCCACGAGCCGGGAGTGGACGCGGCGGACCCCACGAACTTCTCCGCGCAGCGTCCCTCGAAGCGTCTGCTGGTGCTGCTGGCGGGGCCGCTGGCCAACTGGCTGTTCGCCCTGGGCGTCCTCTTCGCGCTCTACACCTCGGGCACGCACGTGGTGGTGCCCCTCACGGTGGGCACCATCAACCCCGGCTCCGAGGCCGCTCGCGCCCAGCTGCTGCCGGGGGATCGGCTCGTCAGTGTGGACGGCCAGCCCCTGGAGAACTGGAGCGGCTTCGTGGAGCTCATCGCCCAGAGCTCCGGCCGCGAGCTGAAGCTGGGCGTCGAGCGCCAGGGCGAGCCGCGCGAGGTGACGGTGCGCCCGCGTCCGGACGAGCGGGGCGAGGGCCGCATCGGAGTGAGCCAGCAGTACGTGTACCGCGTCCATGGCCCGGGCCAGGCGCTGCTGCAGGCCGTGGCGCACACGGGCAACCTGGTGTCCGAGGGCACGCGGATGCTCGGAGGCCTGCTCCAGGGGCGGCGAAGCGTCGCGGACGCCAACCCCGTGGGCCTGGTGAAGCAGTCCTCGGGCGCGGCGGGCAGTGGCCTGGGCTCCTTCCTGCGCGTGGTGGTGAGCCTCTCGATGGCGCTCGCCCTCTTCCACCTGCTGCCCCTGCCCTCGCTGGATGGGGGGCGGATGCTCTTCGTCCTCATCGAGACGGTGAGCCGCCGCAAGGTGCCGCCGCGCGTGGAGACGGTGGTGCACGCGGTGGGTTTCCTCGTGCTGCTGAGCGTGGTGCTGACGGTGGCGCTCGCGGACCTGCGCAAGCACATCCGGCTCACCCGCACCGCCGCCGTGGCCCTGCCCGACGCGGGCACCGTGAGCCCGGCGGCCGTCACCCTCCCCGCTCCGGCGGCCTCCGATGGTGGGCTGCCCCTGCGGGCGGACGGGCTCGGCGAGTAG
- a CDS encoding molybdenum cofactor biosynthesis protein, which produces MSNTITVLYFAAARERVGLPREPLELPPGARVADVLRLLATRHPTLAPLLPHLRVAVNQEFSDAEAEIPAGAELALIPPVAGGSGGLFRVVDRPLRLEEVVEAVSGEAYGGLVTFSGSVRNQTRGRRVLRLEYEAYPPMAEKKLAEIGAEVAGKFNGTRLAIVHRVGTLTPGELAVVIAAAAPHRKEAFLGCEHAIERLKQDVPIWKKEFFEDGEVWVGLGP; this is translated from the coding sequence GTGTCCAACACCATCACCGTCCTGTATTTCGCCGCGGCGCGCGAGCGCGTGGGCCTGCCGAGAGAGCCGCTGGAGCTGCCGCCGGGAGCGCGCGTGGCGGACGTGCTGCGATTGCTCGCCACGCGTCACCCCACGCTGGCCCCCCTGCTGCCGCACCTGCGGGTGGCGGTGAACCAGGAGTTCTCCGACGCGGAGGCCGAGATTCCCGCTGGAGCGGAGCTGGCCCTCATTCCTCCAGTGGCTGGAGGCAGTGGCGGCCTGTTCCGGGTGGTGGACCGGCCCCTGCGGCTGGAGGAGGTGGTGGAGGCGGTGTCGGGCGAGGCGTATGGCGGGCTCGTGACGTTTTCCGGCTCGGTGCGGAACCAGACGCGCGGCCGGCGCGTGCTGAGGCTGGAGTACGAGGCCTATCCGCCCATGGCCGAGAAGAAGCTGGCGGAGATTGGCGCCGAGGTGGCCGGGAAGTTCAACGGGACGCGGCTGGCGATCGTGCACCGGGTGGGGACGTTGACGCCGGGCGAGCTGGCCGTGGTGATTGCCGCCGCCGCGCCGCACCGGAAGGAGGCGTTCCTCGGGTGCGAGCACGCCATCGAGCGGCTCAAGCAGGACGTCCCCATCTGGAAGAAGGAGTTCTTCGAGGACGGCGAGGTGTGGGTGGGCCTGGGGCCCTGA